One segment of Chitinispirillales bacterium DNA contains the following:
- the queD gene encoding 6-carboxytetrahydropterin synthase QueD has translation MFEISSEINFSAAHHLREYCGSCENVHGHNWLVRATVRAEQLNSIGLAIDFKILKKHIKSVTDKLDHSDLNSIFTQGYGNPSSENIAKYIYHEFAKSVKQEYPQIYVHRIDVWETPGNCASYFE, from the coding sequence ATGTTTGAAATTTCATCGGAAATAAATTTCTCGGCGGCGCATCATTTAAGAGAATATTGCGGTTCGTGCGAAAATGTACACGGACACAATTGGCTTGTTCGGGCGACGGTCCGCGCCGAACAACTTAACTCTATAGGTTTGGCTATCGATTTTAAGATTCTAAAAAAACACATAAAGTCGGTTACCGATAAATTAGACCACAGCGATTTAAACTCTATCTTTACACAGGGATACGGAAACCCGTCATCGGAAAACATAGCGAAATACATTTATCACGAATTTGCAAAATCCGTTAAACAAGAATATCCGCAAATTTACGTCCATAGAATCGATGTCTGGGAAACGCCTGGAAACTGCGCTTCGTATTTCGAATAA
- a CDS encoding LysM peptidoglycan-binding domain-containing protein encodes MQVVLLLLMFIPMTVFAQGERYDLSLGDYYYPKYNTLDTNIPNYTIVKGDNLWNLALRFYDAGVKWSYIWEHNRYIKDPHWIYPGNPLFIPGLSQTVQQESFDSLNDYVEIDVVETQELVSIDISPEVEVETETEINADETEEAVPIDVNPEVKSGKKRYRYFVFSLRPEALIRPEKFNENSVMALGANMELGAISAKGFYFSLDLSGGKFYYGGGFDIGGCLGRNKAVKSVLGICGGYWNIVTKADVKKNGYVLIDSAKGNNVSYGGGLWKLMFGRTGNFDITNKVLIGPKKDDPVDYSENSKTFIYDTSLNLTWSASVGFTLTKKKKRLGK; translated from the coding sequence GTGCAAGTTGTTTTATTGCTTTTAATGTTTATTCCTATGACAGTATTTGCTCAAGGCGAACGATATGATCTATCGCTTGGCGACTATTATTATCCTAAATATAACACTCTTGACACTAATATTCCAAATTATACTATCGTCAAAGGCGACAATCTTTGGAATTTGGCTTTAAGATTTTATGACGCCGGCGTTAAATGGAGCTATATTTGGGAGCATAACAGATATATTAAAGATCCTCATTGGATTTATCCGGGGAATCCGCTTTTTATTCCTGGTCTTTCGCAAACGGTTCAACAGGAATCTTTTGATTCTTTAAACGATTACGTTGAAATTGACGTCGTCGAAACGCAAGAGTTAGTATCGATAGATATAAGTCCGGAAGTTGAAGTTGAAACTGAAACTGAGATTAATGCTGACGAAACAGAAGAAGCGGTGCCGATAGATGTAAATCCAGAAGTTAAAAGCGGTAAAAAACGCTATCGCTATTTTGTATTTTCGCTTCGTCCCGAAGCGCTTATTCGTCCAGAAAAATTTAACGAAAACTCTGTTATGGCGCTTGGCGCAAATATGGAATTAGGGGCGATAAGCGCTAAAGGCTTTTATTTTTCTTTGGATTTGAGCGGCGGAAAGTTTTATTATGGCGGCGGGTTTGATATCGGCGGATGTTTGGGCAGGAACAAAGCCGTAAAAAGCGTATTGGGAATCTGCGGCGGATACTGGAACATCGTCACAAAAGCGGATGTTAAAAAAAACGGCTATGTTTTAATAGATTCCGCAAAAGGAAATAATGTCAGTTACGGCGGCGGTTTATGGAAACTGATGTTCGGTAGAACAGGAAACTTTGACATTACAAATAAAGTTCTAATAGGACCGAAAAAAGACGATCCTGTCGATTACAGTGAAAACAGCAAAACATTTATATACGATACAAGCCTCAACTTAACGTGGTCGGCGAGTGTCGGATTTACGCTGACAAAGAAAAAGAAAAGACTTGGGAAGTGA
- a CDS encoding InlB B-repeat-containing protein — protein sequence MRNINVLLFISFFILAFVGCSDVGYRTIDLNDETNYSITFESQGGSPCKIAMGKISENITFPSTTRDGYTFSGWFTASSGGTKVGEANGKYKIAGDITLYAQWTKIQYYTIIFDSQSGSNCETKTVQSGESINLPSTTRDGYTFSGWFTASSGGTKVGEANGKYKVVGDITLYAQWKHNEIVLPDYTIIFDSQGGSNCPDIPAKNGESITLPGTSKINHKFSGWFSSPADGTKIGDAGDKYIVTDNKTLYANWEQNEVTLPSYTITFDSQDGSNCPDIPAHIGDIITLPSTSRSGYTFNGWFTLSSGGNKANEQYTVIGDITLYAQWTKIQYYTITFDAQGGNTCSSITVQSGQNITLPNTSRSNYTFLGWFTSSSGGNRVESPYQVIGDGTLYAQWTEVIQYTVSFNSQGGTSCLQQTVKSGENINLPFTSRSGYTFNGWFTQAAGGTKIGDAGSSYTVTKNITLYAQWIQETPTYTVSFDTHGGSNFSDIFAHEGDNITLPTPTRSGYTFNGWFTQAAGGAKIGNGGGSYAVVSDITLHAQWTQIIENYTITFNSQSGTTCASQTVPSGQNITLPNTTRDHYTFNGWYTSSIGGTRVGGSGDSYTVTGSMTLYAQWTATKYTVKLVVSQSGTDLGTQFEAEYGTLIPLPPAFGGGSNFLGWSETPAGAVVYNAWDIYTVVGDKTLYARW from the coding sequence ATGAGAAATATTAATGTATTACTTTTTATTTCGTTTTTTATACTTGCGTTTGTCGGTTGCAGCGATGTCGGTTACAGAACTATTGATTTAAACGACGAAACAAATTACAGCATAACCTTTGAATCTCAAGGCGGCAGTCCGTGTAAAATCGCAATGGGAAAAATCTCCGAAAATATAACATTCCCTTCTACGACTCGCGACGGCTATACTTTTTCGGGATGGTTCACCGCATCTTCCGGCGGAACAAAAGTCGGCGAGGCGAACGGTAAATACAAGATAGCCGGCGATATAACCCTGTATGCGCAATGGACGAAGATACAGTATTACACAATAATTTTTGATTCTCAAAGCGGCAGTAATTGCGAAACTAAAACCGTACAAAGCGGAGAAAGCATAAACCTACCTTCCACGACTCGCGACGGCTATACCTTTTCGGGATGGTTTACCGCGTCTTCCGGCGGAACAAAAGTCGGCGAGGCGAACGGTAAATACAAGGTAGTCGGCGATATAACCTTGTATGCGCAATGGAAACATAATGAAATAGTACTACCTGATTACACAATAATTTTTGATTCTCAAGGCGGTAGTAATTGTCCTGATATTCCTGCAAAAAACGGAGAAAGTATAACGCTTCCCGGTACAAGCAAAATTAATCACAAGTTTTCAGGATGGTTTAGTTCACCCGCCGACGGTACAAAAATAGGCGATGCAGGCGACAAATATATAGTAACGGACAATAAAACTCTATACGCTAACTGGGAACAAAACGAAGTAACGCTGCCTAGTTACACGATAACATTTGATTCCCAAGACGGTAGTAACTGTCCTGATATTCCTGCACACATAGGAGACATTATAACCCTCCCTTCTACCAGCCGTAGCGGATATACCTTTAACGGCTGGTTTACTTTGTCTTCAGGCGGTAACAAAGCGAACGAACAATATACAGTAATCGGAGATATAACTTTGTATGCACAATGGACAAAGATACAGTATTACACAATAACCTTTGACGCTCAAGGCGGCAATACCTGCTCTTCTATAACCGTACAAAGCGGACAAAACATAACGCTTCCAAATACAAGTAGAAGTAATTATACGTTTTTAGGATGGTTCACTTCGTCTTCAGGCGGCAATAGAGTAGAAAGTCCATACCAAGTAATCGGCGATGGAACTCTATACGCTCAATGGACGGAAGTAATACAATATACAGTATCGTTTAATTCACAAGGCGGGACTTCATGCTTGCAGCAAACAGTAAAAAGCGGAGAAAATATAAACCTTCCTTTTACAAGTCGTAGCGGATATACCTTTAACGGCTGGTTTACCCAAGCCGCAGGAGGCACGAAAATAGGCGATGCTGGAAGTTCGTACACTGTGACCAAAAATATAACTTTATATGCGCAATGGATTCAGGAAACACCGACTTACACGGTGTCGTTTGACACTCACGGCGGCAGTAACTTCTCGGACATTTTCGCTCATGAAGGAGACAACATAACACTTCCAACGCCCACTCGCAGCGGATACACCTTTAACGGCTGGTTTACCCAAGCCGCAGGAGGCGCAAAAATCGGCAACGGCGGCGGCTCGTACGCTGTCGTCAGCGACATAACTTTGCATGCACAATGGACACAAATAATAGAAAACTACACAATAACGTTTAACTCTCAAAGCGGAACAACGTGCGCTTCGCAAACAGTACCAAGCGGACAAAACATAACACTCCCAAACACTACAAGAGACCACTACACTTTTAATGGCTGGTACACTTCTTCAATCGGCGGAACAAGAGTCGGAGGCAGCGGCGATTCATACACGGTAACCGGCAGCATGACCTTATACGCGCAGTGGACGGCAACAAAATACACCGTAAAACTTGTGGTTTCTCAGAGCGGCACAGATCTGGGCACACAGTTTGAGGCGGAATATGGAACACTCATACCGCTTCCTCCGGCATTCGGCGGCGGTTCAAATTTTCTCGGCTGGAGCGAAACGCCGGCTGGAGCCGTAGTGTACAATGCGTGGGATATATACACGGTAGTCGGAGATAAAACTCTGTATGCGCGGTGGTAA